From Arctopsyche grandis isolate Sample6627 chromosome 12, ASM5162203v2, whole genome shotgun sequence, one genomic window encodes:
- the Ufd4 gene encoding ubiquitin fusion-degradation 4-like isoform X2, giving the protein MSDVDPETLLEWLCTGQGEERDMQLIALEQLCMLLLMSDNVDRCFESCPPRTFLPALCKILLDECAPDNVLEVTARAITYYLDISAECTRRIVAIDGAVKAICSRLLTVELDNRTSRDLAEQCIKVLELVCTREAGAVWEGGGLPCVLAFITEHGSRIHKDTLHSAMAVVSRVCGKMEPGDPALSGSVEALSILLRHSDARVADGALRCFASLADRFARRQQDPAPLAQHGLIEELVRRLGACGGTLENSEEPLSSHAHTSVSTTVSLLSTLCRGSQQITHNLVRLELCTALERAVSADERWCLECMRLVDLLLVLLCEGRHAIQRASGGGTLGVSSLTTCRRSESNNSDKSHRQLIDCIRSKDTDALIDAIQSGNVDVNFMDDVGQTLLNWAAAFGTHEMVEFLCEKGADVNKGQRSSSLHYAACFGRPAVAKVLLRHGANADLRDEDGKTPLDKARERHDQGHREVAAILQCPGEWLIVGNTVNAETEIEITLQGDKEMAPVYLSRLLPVFCGRYLGSVVPGVKRACLSLVRKMVHYCPASLLVSLSEPSAAASLTQLIASVLDNEEDEDGQLAALSIAEELMQKASDIYLEQFARLGVFCKVQQLTMAGENDKSANQSNSSGDIQLAPAAEPSIEQQVDQNTTDTEMDAQELVLGRAYWWRDWSLCRGRDCLYLWSDSAALELSNGSNGWFRFILDGKLATMYSSGSPEHQTDNTENRGEFVEKLQRARAGVKNVNPQPILSHPGSTKLVVGNWSLISKREHELQIHNSDGQQQTTLLREDLPGFIFESNRGTKHSFTAETSLGPEIGGSWGCNNNRKAPVAGTKSGRPRGRIEALRAQVANRARMLYDAYFGRAQKEPRGAVAELAILVESLNNVIHMQVNHESKWRSSLLEALGALGKLLESDGLLSAYELHSSGLVPALQCILYPQSHDGVTTIEAEQLCSDRISVVKEWAEGGDITLLVRHLIAILESVERLPVIAYDAPPAAPGLQILTRRLRFRLERASGESCLLDRSGRTLRTEPLVTIRQLEKFLLKAVARQWHDLERSSFQYLKMLRKNVPVTFTYKHDFDDNGIIYYIGSNGGTCEWVNPGSHGLVTVSCFDGSSLPYGRPEDILSRDAQPLNCHTSDDKRAWFNIDLGLWIIPSAYTLRHARGYGRSALRTWLFQVSKDGLSWVTLLSHFDERVLSEPGSTNTWHIDCQVEGHVSGYRYIRIHQNGKNASGQTHYLSLSGFEIYGQVIGVCDDLKTVALVAKDLSSVNTPAVGGTTKEIECRARRERRHLRGQFRSMGPGARVVRGLDWKWREQDGQPPTEGTVCGDMHNGWIDVRWDTGLRNSYRMGAEGKYDLKLASSSGREERDSAGSPAPPSSVPTARPNRHLNTRKSLSTPSLPDATDNQVSVASTDQAASADNLSAKQAAEVIAEVALPHPPPNTVDLSTINNSTHHINTDLATIVESLTLGEVMVMKSRGNSLRRHQSCTDAPPPPPPLAVTTITNITKPYPAKDPHMSLNVDISDKTSTGEAVRNNTNSILSGELPSALLVNLRTTPQLHISCENHIVEECCEKKDSPRSSGTNSMSVSEPNLTGRGGGGGGREPNRTDEPQGLLETFAALALRRNPTNPSQQPSNNIQQSNNPTSHFFPRGPNTVSSLVRLALSTNFPGGLLSAAQSYPSLSSGPPGAPGAPSAAPAVSGCLGQALTMSLTSTSSDSEQVSLEDFLESCRAPTLLPAGYEDEDEGEDGIDDNNEDDPHYQEGHPLVMVSRNLLSLMEEDALEAAARGNNGGSDIGNTSSTKRRSWDDDFILKRQFSALIPAFDPRPGRTNVNQTTDLEVPPPGVDIMLSMNTGGNREPAAPTTTAGVRGLRLWLSTGNGGSPLLLWEHSDWTIFRAVQTLQLGKTTTAPRLERHKRLFDNTYVIIYKEAENVENTNVPIPGIDEDDEPTTLTEEIDTMTNKNCIGGSECAVWETVSVLRILRTVAPQSILPIDTFLSKKLTGKLQQQLQDALTLATHAEPNWCSQLMDWCPFLFPFETRQLFFGCTAFGVSRTIVWLQAQRDQAVDRQRGPSVLSPRRAEIEAQEFRVGRLRHERVRVPRNPNLLDWAKQVMTMHCGRKSVLEVEFTGEEGTGLGPTLEFYALVAGELQRKDIGMWQCEDSLQNMEAHHIYDFAGDVKPIGYYVIHPNGLYPAPVPQNSPLCDKLCKYFCFLGVFLAKVLQDGRLVDLPLSRSFLKLMCGGGNSEIGGSENCSCVPFLPMFPRTPWYRQVLNVDDLVDIDPIRHKFLLELESVCVERDSILKDDDLSSEEKEEKLSLLGVHGMLIKDLSLTMTYTPASVIHEYSHVPLCDNGENIEVTISNLDQYIRLTREWILWHGIARQLEAFNCGFASVFPPRRLRAFNPDELRLMICGQQVPHWTREDLLNYTEPKLGYNRDSAGFLRLVDVLVEMEPNERKAFLQFATGCSSLPPGGLANLHPRLTVVRKVDAGEGSYPSVNTCVHYLKLPEYSSKEILRQRLLDATNEKGFHLN; this is encoded by the exons ATGTCTGACGTAGATCCGGAAACTTTATTAGAATGGCTTTGCACTGGCCAGGGGGAGGAAAGAGATATGCAGTTGATTGCTTTAGAACAACTGTGTATGCTTCTGCTTATGTCCGATAATGTAGATCGGTGCTTTGAAAG TTGTCCACCAAGAACATTTCTACCCGCTTTATGCAAAATTCTTTTAGATGAATGTGCTCCCGATAACGTATTAGAAGTTACAGCAAGAGCCATTACATATTATCTAGATATTTCTG CCGAATGTACTAGACGCATTGTTGCCATCGATGGAGCAGTCAAAGCAATATGCAGTCGCTTGCTTACAGTTGAACTGGATAATAGAACCAGTAGAGATCTTGCAGAACAATGCATTAAA gtATTAGAACTGGTTTGCACCAGAGAAGCTGGAGCTGTATGGGAAGGTGGTGGCTTACCTTGCGTTTTAGCTTTTATCACAGAACATGGATCTCGCATTCACAAAGACACACTACATTCAGCCATGGCTGTGGTTTCTag AGTTTGTGGCAAAATGGAACCAGGCGATCCTGCTTTGTCTGGTAGCGTCGAAGCATTGAGCATTTTATTGCGCCATTCGGATGCCCGAGTAGCTGATGGTGCCTTGCGTTGCTTTGCTTCATTAGCTGATCGTTTTGCTCGTAGGCAACAAGATCCAGCACCTCTTGCTCAACATG GACTTATTGAAGAACTTGTACGCCGCTTAGGTGCTTGTGGAGGAACATTAGAAAATTCCGAAGAACCCTTATCATCACACGCCCACACTTCAGTGTCTACAACTGTTAGTTTACTGTCGACCCTCTGCCGTGGATCCCAACAAATTACtcac AATCTTGTAAGATTGGAACTTTGCACAGCATTAGAACGAGCTGTTAGTGCAGATGAACGTTGGTGCTTAGAATGTATGCGCCTGGTCGATCTTCTTTTAGTTCTACTTTGTGAAGGCAGACATGCAATACAAAG AGCTAGTGGAGGTGGTACATTGGGCGTAAGCTCTTTGACGACTTGTCGTCGAAGTGAAAGCAACAACAGCGATAAATCACACCGTCAATTGATAGATTGCATTAGGAGTAAGGACACCGATGCACTCATCGATGCAATTCAATCTGGCAACGTAGACGTTAATTTCATGGATGATGTAGGACAAACGCTCCTCAACTGGGCTGCAGCTTTTGGAACCCATGAAATGGTTGAATTTCTCTGTGAAAAAG GAGCTGATGTTAATAAAGGACAGCGCAGCTCTTCCTTACATTACGCCGCTTGTTTTGGACGTCCAGCAGTTGCAAAAGTGCTTCTCAGACATGGTGCAAATGCAGATTTACGTGATGAAGATGGAAAAACTCCACTAGATAAAGCCAGAGAACGACATGATCAAG GTCATAGAGAAGTTGCAGCAATTTTACAATGTCCGGGAGAATGGTTAATAGTCGGCAACACTGTAAATGCTGaaactgaaattgaaattaCTTTACAAGGCGATAAAGAAATGGCACCTGTATATTTAAG ccGCCTGTTACCAGTATTTTGTGGGCGATATTTGGGATCTGTGGTACCTGGAGTGAAACGTGCTTGTTTGAGCCTAGTTCGTAAAATGGTCCATTATTGTCCAGCTTCTTTATTGGTATCGTTGAGTGAACCTTCGGCTGCAGCATCGCTGACTCAACTTATTGCTTCTGTTTTGGATAATGAG GAAGATGAAGATGGACAATTGGCTGCATTATCTATTGCTGAAGAGTTGATGCAAAAAGCTAGCGATATTTATCTTGAACAATTTGCCCGGCTTGGTGTATTTTGCAAGGTGCAACAATTAACAATGGCCGGTGAAAATGATAAATCTGCCAATCAAAGCAATTCTTCTGGAGATATCCAACTCGCTCCAGCTGCTGAACCTTCTATAGAACAGCAAGTAGATCAAAACACTACTG ACACAGAAATGGATGCTCAAGAGCTAGTTTTGGGAAGAGCTTATTGGTGGAGAGACTGGTCATTGTGTCGTGGGCGTGATTGTCTTTATTTGTGGAGTGATTCAGCTGCGTTGGAACTCAGCAATGGTAGTAATGGATGGTTCCGTTTCATTCTCGATGGAAAACTTGCGACAATGTATAGTAGCGGTAGTCCAGAGCATCAAACAGACAATACCg AAAATCGTGGTGAATTCGTAGAAAAATTGCAAAGAGCTCGAGCTGGTGTTAAAAATGTGAATCCTCAACCGATTCTCTCCCACCCAGGATCCACTAAGCTCGTAGTTGGAAATTGGTCACTGATTTCAAAAAG AGAGCATGAACTGCAAATTCATAATTCTGATGGACAGCAGCAAACTACATTATTACGAGAAGATCTTCCTGGCTTTATTTTTGAATCAAACCGTGGAACCAAACATTCATTTACTGCCGAAACTTCACtag gACCCGAAATCGGGGGTAGTTGgggatgtaataataatagaaaagcTCCCGTTGCTGGTACTAAATCTGGGCGTCCACGTGGAAGAATTGAAGCACTTCGTGCTCAAGTTGCCAATCGAGCACGTATGCTATACGATGCATATTTTGGACGAGCACAAAAAGAACCCAGAGGTGCTGTTGCTGAACTTGCTATTTTAGTTGAAAGCTTGAACAATGTGATACACATGCAAGTAAATCATGAAA GTAAATGGCGTTCATCACTCTTGGAAGCTTTAGGCGCTCTGGGAAAATTGCTGGAAAGTGACGGATTGCTTTCTGCTTATGAACTTCATTCTTCAGGCTTAGTACCAGCTTTGCAGTGTATTCTTTATCCACAATCTCACG ATGGAGTGACAACAATTGAAGCTGAGCAGCTTTGTTCTGATAGAATTTCAGTGGTTAAAGAATGGGCTGAAGGAGGTGACATCACACTCCTGGTTCGACATTTAATCGCAATATTAGAAAGTGTGGAACGGCTTCCTGTTATCGCATATGATGCACCACCTGCCGCTCCGGGTCTACAAATACTGACACGCCGCCTCCG TTTTCGATTGGAAAGAGCATCTGGAGAAAGTTGTCTTTTAGACCGTTCAGGACGTACACTGCGAACGGAACCATTAGTTACTATACGTCAATTAGAGAAATTTTTGTTAAAAGCTGTAGCACGTCAATGGCATGATCTCGAACGTTCATCTTTCCAATATCTGAAAATGCTCAGGAAAAATGTACCTGTAACATTCACGTATAAa caTGATTTCGATGATAATGGAATTATTTACTATATTGGTTCAAATGGTGGCACTTGTGAATGGGTTAATCCTGGTAGTCATGGTTTAGTAACTGTTTCTTGTTTCGATGGGTCAAGCTTGCCGTATGGTCGACCAGAAGATATTTTATCTAGAGATGCTCAACCACTCAATTGCCATACCAGTGATGACAAACGCGCTTGGTTTAATATTGATCTTGGTTTATGGATCATACCGTCTGCCTACACTCTTCGACATGCTAGAGGCTACGGAAGATCTGCACTTCGAACTTGGCTTTTCCAA gtTTCTAAGGATGGTCTGTCTTGGGTAACATTATTAAGTCATTTCGATGAACGTGTTCTCTCCGAACCTGGATCGACGAACACTTGGCACATTGACTGTCAAGTAGAAGGACACGTTTCAGGCTACCGATATATAAGGATTCATCAAAATGGAAAAAATGCTAGTGGCCAAACGCACTACTTATCCTTAAGTGGTTTTGAAATCTATGGCCAGGTGATTGGAGTGTGTGATGACTTGAAAACGGTAGCATTAGTAGCTAAAGATCTATCTTCCGTAAACACTCCAGCAGTTGGAGGAACCACCAAAGAAATAGAATGTCGCGCTCGTCGTGAGCGTAGACATCTCCGTGGTCAATTCAGGTCAATGGGACCCGGTGCACGAGTTGTTCGTGGCTTAGATTGGAAATGGCGTGAACAAGATGGACAACCGCCCACTGAAGGAACTGTTTGTGGGGACATGCATAATGGCTGGATCGATGTTAG atgGGACACTGGCCTTCGAAATTCGTACAGAATGGGTGCTGAAGgcaaatatgatttaaaactaGCTTCAAGCAGCGGTCGAGAAGAACGTGACAGTGCCGGTAGTCCAGCACCACCGTCATCTGTACCGACCGCACGTCCGAATAGACATCTCAATACACGAAAATCTCTTTCTACGCCTAGTTTACCAGATGCAACTGATAatcaa gtTTCTGTAGCTTCTACTGACCAAGCAGCATCTGCCGATAATCTTTCTGCCAAACAAGCCGCTGAAGTTATTGCCGAAGTTGCATTACCTCATCCTCCTCCCAACACAGTAGATTTATCAACTATAAATAATTCAACtcatcacattaatacgg atTTGGCAACAATCGTTGAATCTCTAACTCTAGGCGAAGTTATGGTAATGAAAAGTCGTGGAAATTCTTTAAGACGTCATCAGAGTTGTACTGATGCTCCTCCTCCACCACCTCCATTAGCAGTTACTACCATCACAAAtatcactaaaccttacccggCTAAGGATCCACACATGTCACTGAATGTGGAT ATATCTGACAAAACTTCCACAGGCGAAGCCGTGCGAAACAATACAAACAGTATCCTTTCTGGTGAACTTCCCAGTGCTTTGCTTGTTAATTTACGCACTACTCCTCAATTACATATTTCT TGCGAAAATCACATTGTTGAAGAATGTTGTGAGAAAAAAGATTCACCACGATCATCGGGTACTAACTCTATGAGCGTTAGTGAGCCTAATCTGACAGGAAGAGGTGGCGGTGGCGGAGGACGAGAGCCAAATCGCACTGATGAACCTCAAGGACTATTAGAAACTTTTGCAGCATTAGCTTTGCGAAGAAATCCTACAAATCCTTCTCAACAGCCATCAAATAATATCCAACAATCTAACAATCCCACTTCACACTTTTTCCCAAg GGGTCCAAATACTGTCTCAAGCTTAGTTCGATTGGCGCTTTCTACTAATTTCCCTGGAGGACTTCTGTCAGCTGCTCAAAGCTACCCTAGTCTATCATCAGGTCCTCCTGGTGCTCCAGGAGCACCTTCAGCAGCACCAGCTGTATCTGGATGTCTTGGACAGGCTCTCACAATGAGTTTAACATCTACTAGTAGTGATAGTGAACAA gtCTCTTTAGAAGACTTTTTAGAATCTTGTCGAGCTCCAACACTATTGCCAGCTGGTTATGAAGATGAGGATGAAGGCGAGGATGGTATAGATGACAACAATGAAGATGATCCACACTATCAAGAGGGCCATCCACTg GTTATGGTATCGCGTAATTTATTATCGCTGATGGAAGAAGATGCCTTGGAAGCTGCCGCTCGAGGAAACAATGGTGGTAGTGATATTGGCAATACTTCTAGTACTAAACGTCGTTCATGGGATGATGATTTTATTCTTAAACGACAATTTTCTGCGTTGATACCAGCATTTGACCCTCGTCCAGGACGCACAAATGTTAATCAAActactg ATCTCGAAGTACCTCCTCCAGGAGTGGACATCATGTTATCTATGAACACTGGTGGAAATCGAGAACCTGCTGCACCTACTACCACAGCAGGTGTTCGTGGACTGCGTCTATGGCTAAGTACCGGCAATGGTGGATCGCCATTACTTTTATGGGAACATTCAGATTGGACAATATTCCGAGCTGTGCAAACTTTGCAATTGGGAAAGACAACTACTGCACCACGTCTAGAAAGACATAAAAGATTatttgataatacatatgt GATAATTTATAAAGAAGCTGAAAATGTCGAAAATACCAATGTTCCTATTCCTGGCATAGATGAAGACGATGAGCCAACTACGCTGACTGAAGAAATAGACACTATGacaa ATAAAAATTGTATTGGTGGATCAGAATGTGCCGTATGGGAAACTGTGAGTGTGTTGCGTATTTTAAGAACAGTCGCACCTCAATCGATACTTCCAATTGATACGTTCCTTAGTAAAAAACTAACGGGTAAACTTCAGCAACAATTACAAGACGCTTTAACTTTGGCTACGCACGCTGAACCAAATTG GTGTTCTCAATTGATGGATTGGTGTCCATTTTTGTTTCCATTTGAAACACGTCAACTTTTCTTTGGGTGCACTGCTTTTGGTGTATCTCGTACTATCGTTTGGCTTCAAGCTCAACGAGACCAAGCTGTCGACAGACaaag AGGTCCTTCTGTACTGTCTCCACGTCGTGCTGAAATCGAAGCTCAAGAATTCCGAGTGGGTCGGTTGAGACATGAACGTGTGCGTGTACCACGTAATCCAAATCTTCTTGATTGGGCTAAGCAA GTGATGACAATGCATTGTGGAAGAAAGTCTGTGTTAGAAGTAGAATTCACCGGAGAAGAAGGAACGGGGTTAGGTCCAACTTTGGAGTTCTATGCTTTAGTTGCGGGAGAATTGCAACGAAAAGATATCGGTATGTGGCAGTGTGAAGACTCTTTACAGAATATGGAAGCTCATCACATTTATGATTTTGCTGGAG aTGTTAAGCCTATTGGATATTATGTCATCCATCCCAATGGACTTTACCCGGCTCCTGTTCCTCAGAATTCGCCTTTGTGTGATAAACTTTGCAAGTATTTCTGCTTCTTGGGAGTTTTCTTGGCTAAG gtGTTGCAAGATGGAAGATTGGTTGATTTGCCACTGTCTCGATCGTTCTTAAAATTAATGTGTGGTGGTGGTAATTCAGAAATCGGCGGAAGTGAAAACTGTAGCTGTGTCCCATTCCTCCCAATGTTCCCGCGTACTCCTTGGTATCGTCAAGTTCTGAATGTGGATGATTTGGTCGATATCGATCCCATCAGGCACAA ATTTCTTTTGGAACTTGAATCTGTTTGTGTAGAAAGGGACTCTATACTGAAAGATGACGATTTGTCTTCCGAAGAAAAGGAAGAAAAACTTTCCCTATTGGGTGTTCATGGAATGCTAATTAAAGATTTATCGCTTACCATGACTTACACCCCCGCTTCTGTGATACATGAATATTCACACGTCCCGTTGTGTGATAATGGTGAAAATATTGAG GTTACGATATCAAATTTAGACCAATATATTCGTTTGACGAGAGAATGGATTTTGTGGCACGGTATTGCGAGACAATTGGAAGCTTTTAATTGTGGATTTGCCTCCGTATTTCCTCCACGCCGATTGCGTGCTTTTAATCCCGATGAACTACGACTCATGATCTGTGGGCAACAAGTACCTCATTGGACGCGTGAAGATTTACTTAATTATACAGAACCAAAACTCGGATACAATCGAGATAG TGCTGGTTTCTTACGTTTAGTCGATGTATTAGTAGAAATGGAACCAAATGAAAGGAAAGCGTTCTTACAATTTGCAACTGGATGTTCGAGCTTACCTCCGGGTGGATTGGCTAATTTACATCCTCGATTAACTGTAGTTCGaaag GTTGATGCTGGAGAAGGTTCATATCCGTCAGTGAATACATGCGTACATTATCTAAAATTACCCGAATATTCATCCAAAGAAATTCTTCGTCAGAGACTCCTCGATGCAACTAACGAAAAAGGCTTTCACCTAAATTAA